GAAATCTGTCCACACAGGATGATATGGCTGTTCTGATTCATCTGTTTGGGACAGCATAAAGTGAGAAAAAATGGCATTCCTCAGTCTCAGAAACTAAATTTTTTCAGATGCAATAGATGTTATTGCAAAACTTTCACTAGCCACATTTCCCATAAGAGTGGGAGAATTGCATGCAGCCCCATTCAATCTACAACAACATTAAAACAGGTAAAAATGCAAGGCAATAGTGGGAAAATAACTCCTATATAGCCTagtgtaatttaaaaatgcactaAATAGAAAGAATATAGGAAATTGTTATCCTACTGTGGGCCCCCAGAATCAGCACCTGAAGTCAATTACTGAAGTGGAAAGCTGAAAGTGAAAAGCCATTACAGGCTGGACTCCTGTATGAATTAATTGAAAGCTGGACATGCAGACATTGGAGAATGACTAGAATAAATCTGACAGCTGGAATAATCACCTGACTTATAACTGTATCACTGATGTCTCCACCAACATTGTCAAAGTAAACATCCACACCACCTGGGCAGAGTTCACGTAGCTGTTTTGCCACATCCCCCTTCTTGTAATTGATAGCAGCATCAAAGCCCATTTCTTGGACCAAAATGGAGCACTTTTCATCTGTGCCAGCAATCCCCACCACTCTAGAGCAGCCCTCCAGTCGGCCAATCTGCAGgcacacagttaaaaaaaacaacaaacaaaccaaccaaaaactccaaacaaagaCAAATTAGATCATTCATCTGCATAAAAGTACCAATGAAGAAAGGGGGTCCTAAGGGGTGTTACAGCTATTCCCATCCCACCAAACCCCAGGCGGCAAACACTCCCATCTCACGTGACACAACTGCTTCTTGTCACTCCCTCCTCACAACTACCCACGGGGCAGGAACAATCAAAATTTGCCATCTTTTCAAACCCACTGACTCAACAATGACTGCCAGTATTGGAGAACCAAATATAGTAGAAAACTACCATCTGCTGAGTACCATACATAactaataaaaggaaaaaaatattagacaATAATTGATTTAAATACAACCTTCATAGCTTTACTCATGCGTTGTTTCTTCATAGTTTCTCTTTATTAGTAGGTCTAAAGTTTGCTCAATATCAATTTTGTTTGTGTatctatgtatatatatatatatatatatatataatatctatCTCTAGAGAGATATTTGTAGATATGCACATACACACTGCAAACAGGTTCCGCAAAGCAGAGGAGGATAAAAGGACTGTAAATCTCATAACACAAAGGATGTCATGGAACACAGCACAAAGGGTTTACCACATTACTATTTtataatagagaaaaaaaatgaaagtctcCCGTCAATACAGTGTTGGGATGGCAGGCTACCatataaataaacaataaatacatgtatatatacaccATCTATTTTACTTGTGCTAGCAACAAGTAATCACCACGATCTGTGTTCTCCTCTCCCTATTTCATGAAACTTGAGTTTCACATGTCAAGTCTTTCACAGTGAGAGTGTGTGCCAAATCTGTGAAAATGGCCGTTCCCACAGGATTATACCTGCTCACGTTTACAAAGATTTTATCTGTATATTTAATAACCAGCATgtttcagaagagaaaacttGCTAACAGAGTATGTTTGCATGCCCTAAGCCTGCACCTACCTGGCCGGCCAAAGAGCCGCAGGCACCGGCCGCTCCGCTCACCACCATGGTCTGATTTGCACCCGCAGCCACGTGTCCCTTCTCCCTGATTCCCAACAGGGCCGTCAGCCCCGTGATGCCAGCTGCACCCAGAAAGTAGGAAAGGCGTCCATTTACAAGCTGTGGCACCAGCTAGGGAACAGAAAGTAGGCAGGAGGTCATTTGTTTATAAGGTGAGGTTCTGCTCTTAGATTGCCTGAGGGTAGAAAACTAATTCAGGATATTTACCAGGCAAGGTAAAACTGGTAGGGATGAGCTATCTCTAGCTCTACTCTAACAAGAAGTCTGTACAAAAATGTTATGTCTCTGTGGTTttagaaaaagtttaaaaacaaagtaactCACAAAAACTTAAATTATGGAGGTGTTAAAAAGCAGTTGGGAGATAAAAAGTTTCCAACAAAGGTGAACTATCCCTATGCTAGcataaaaggataaaaatgcCCCATTTTATCAAATATGGTGCTTGCAGATCAGTAACAAAGAGTCCTAAAGGAAGGAGTTTATTGGAAAGCATAAATTCTCAAACTACAGTAATTTTCTGTTACGAGAGAACAATCAACACAATATCCCTAATGCACTGAAACCTCTCCACTTTCAACTTAATATTGAATAGCCTTTCTTATATGAATGTAAAACCTGCAGTAAAAGCTTTTACTAACATaagttagaaaaataaattaaatataccTAAAGTTTTTCCTGTTTACAGTTACACTCTCATGAACAAGAAGTTCtattagaattaaaataattaagagaATTATTTATTGGAGTAGCttcaaggaattttttttaaaaacaacaattaaaataatactgGTCTGTCTATTAACCAGCAAAATTGctataacaaaataaatttatataaatgttGGCACCTATGAGTTGATCTGCCTTTTGAGAACTGATTGCTTCAATAAGTATGTTTCTTTTGCATAAAAAATAGTGTCATTAGCAActatttagggggaaaaaaaaaaagaggtttgggggaaaaaagggtttAGGAGAAAAACAGTCACAACCTGGGCTTGGCATTTCTATTACCTTTTGTAGCGAGTCTCCATCAAGAACTGCCACTGTCTGCCAGGGCCAAGTGAAGGAAGTTACAAAGTCTCCTTTAGCCAGGTTATGGTGCTGGCTCTCCTCCACTACCCCGATGCCCCCACCGTCAGCAACTTCAGACAGCTGCCAGGGCCGCAGGTAATCCGAGCCCGTATCCTCATTCATTCGGCAGCGCTGAAAGACAAGGCTTTAATGAAAGGCCCTGGTGGAACACAACTTGTTTATCAATTCAAGCTGGATGGGGGATGAAGATGGGTTCTGAACTTCAAACACAAAGCGCTACTCAAAAATCTCTCAATAAGCCCCATGTATTCATAATCTTTTCTTAGATCCCACTTTCTCCTTGTTTGCTCAGTACAAAAGGAGGATGGACCATCCTGATCTCCTCCAGCAGTGTTACCAAAGCCAACACATTCTACAGACGGTGGCTCAAAGGCACTAGCACAACTGACAATGACTGGCTCGGGTCTGATGAGAACCCTACAAATGCCATTCCCCAACTGAAGGAATCCTAGAAATGCAGAATTGAGAAAGAATGCCCACAAGTCATTTAGTCTATGCCTGTGCACTGAAGAGCAGTCAAATATACGTAGACCATCCCTGACAGAGATCTGTTTCATGAAATAATCTTGAAATGGGATGTATTTTCTTAGCAGTTTCCCATGTAGCTACAGCCAGTATTTCAAGATTGTTAAACTTTTCATTAATTCTCAAACTTCTCTACTTTCTTGAAATCtagactggttttttttcctactatcACCATCTATGGAGGGAATAAATTATCAGAATTCTCTTTATAACAAACTTTTACAGACTGTATCTGTCTGGTTCATCTACCTTCGCTTCCATTTCAACCCACAATTCTCTCAACCACATGATCTCTGTAATTCTGcatgactggaaaaaaaaaaggccaagttcagaaaaaaactatACAAACAAATCTGTAACGGCTTACAGTCTCTTCCTGGTCCAACAAAGTCATATTCCTATATCTATATACATCCCAAGCATATTAATGccaaattccttcccaatataACTCCATCAGAATGAATACGATTACTATGTTACACTAGATATATATTTGTTCTGTAATTGGTAACTTTGGTGTTAAACATCATGACAGGTACAGAGTTGAAGGTACTTAAAAGAACAATTTCTGGCTTAGCTCTAAGTCCATCACCTACCATGTAGGGGTCCACTGAGAGATAGAGAGTTTTAACACGCACTTGTCCCGCTTGGACTGTGTCTGATATTGTACTTTGCTCCAGCCGGAAGTTTTCAGCCACTGGCACTCCATTCTTACCTAGAGTTATATTagaattaaacaaataaatgaatcaATATAGAACTTTCCTTAATTAACAGGGGAAGGCCTCTTTTTAAGGTAGTCCTTTTTAGAATAAATTAGGTTATATATTTACTCAGGTTTAAAACTACAACCAACTACTCTCACCTTTCTGCCTCTTCTGACTCAAGTAAGACTGAGGGAATACAGTCTGCAGCCACTGCACATGCAAATTCTGCAAGGGCATCCCTTCACAGAGACTTCCTTACATTAAAGCTTCCCAGAAACATTCATAAAATTGTGGCAAGGACCCCAGAACTGGAGGCTTCATCCACAGGTTGGTACCACATGCAGCAGATCAATCAGACaactggagccagcagcactgagacAGCCAGACAGCCTTGCCTATTTTAGGTCAGAGTGACTGCACAGCTAGGgcaggctcctgctgcaccaTTTGAAAGACTGAATTGCAGGTCACACAATAGTTCTTAACACTTAAAACTATTTTAGCATTAAGCAGCATACAATACTCCCTCCAAAACATAATGTCTTCCACACCAGATTTATGAAC
This region of Motacilla alba alba isolate MOTALB_02 chromosome 5, Motacilla_alba_V1.0_pri, whole genome shotgun sequence genomic DNA includes:
- the PTGR2 gene encoding prostaglandin reductase 2 isoform X2 gives rise to the protein MIIQRVVLNSRPGKNGVPVAENFRLEQSTISDTVQAGQVRVKTLYLSVDPYMRCRMNEDTGSDYLRPWQLSEVADGGGIGVVEESQHHNLAKGDFVTSFTWPWQTVAVLDGDSLQKLVPQLVNGRLSYFLGAAGITGLTALLGIREKGHVAAGANQTMVVSGAAGACGSLAGQIGRLEGCSRVVGIAGTDEKCSILVQEMGFDAAINYKKGDVAKQLRELCPGGVDVYFDNVGGDISDTVISQMNQNSHIILCGQISQYNKDVPYPPPLPPDIEKIQKERNITRERFLVLNYMDKQEASVLQLCQWIQEGKLKD
- the PTGR2 gene encoding prostaglandin reductase 2 isoform X1 gives rise to the protein MIIQRVVLNSRPGKNGVPVAENFRLEQSTISDTVQAGQVRVKTLYLSVDPYMRCRMNEDTGSDYLRPWQLSEVADGGGIGVVEESQHHNLAKGDFVTSFTWPWQTVAVLDGDSLQKLVPQLVNGRLSYFLGAAGITGLTALLGIREKGHVAAGANQTMVVSGAAGACGSLAGQIGRLEGCSRVVGIAGTDEKCSILVQEMGFDAAINYKKGDVAKQLRELCPGGVDVYFDNVGGDISDTVISQMNQNSHIILCGQISQYNKDVPYPPPLPPDIEKIQKERNITRERFLVLNYMDKQEASVLQLCQWIQEGKLKVRETVVEGLANIGAAFQSMMSGGNIGKQIVSVSK